Proteins encoded by one window of Enterobacter hormaechei subsp. xiangfangensis:
- a CDS encoding fimbrial biogenesis outer membrane usher protein, producing the protein MTVCKKSRLALCVHAILCGTLPLVVLASPSLYAREVTFDTGIIQSRGLSPDLNHYFAQAPRFLPGTHSVQVKVNGKDRGTAAARFNEDGELCIDKDFLDFAGIMPVPLKAGEACHDIRSDYAQAVVNALPNQDAVELYLPQEAINSLTSNIKHFQQGGTAGLLNYSLFSTRNEYGDSDNSRYSQASLEAGFNTMDWSVRSRYILTDDDGDKNAESIYTYAEHVFVPQRLTMQVGEINAMSGVLSGVPITGVQLMPTNGLERDGTGVSVSGIARSSQARVEVRQSGRLVYSTLVPAGPFTLDDVPVVRNNVDLDVTVVESDGSSSHFIVPASAVRTRKLGRPQGLTMSVGQVRSIDSDYSDPLVVNVSDGWRITPWMNVLASGAVAEKYQAAGGSAEFMLSDIWGITTTAAASKEQFGDSNSGLKTELQSDLTLGEHVSLSASATHFSSGYRELADALDDEFQPNDNTYSGNVSFATGIAGTFSAGFNYNQSANYEDSRYLLLSWGKTFKYASITVNWQSAVGNTDDEQDDDMLYVNLSIPLGGSQSLSSYMRKQGDRTTYGVANSGAIGDNTNYYISADRDNDDNENSFNGNINTNLHYTQLSVGGGSSGSNQRNYSATLTGGIAMHKDGVTFSPYAIKDTFAIAKLNEPKSGVEISTPQGTIWTDHWGQAVVPGLNEWRNSRIEIDANKLPPSMTLANGIKYVAAGHASVSEVSFKILNSRRVMLRVKRADGTPLAKGLSIVDEKGNYIVTSVDDGHVFINDADQLKGLYAMDDNNNRLCQIHYTLSDKKDDEAFYEEVNGVCQ; encoded by the coding sequence ATGACGGTGTGTAAAAAAAGCCGCCTTGCACTTTGTGTCCACGCTATTCTTTGCGGCACATTACCTCTGGTAGTCCTCGCGTCACCCTCTTTGTATGCGAGGGAAGTGACGTTTGATACGGGCATTATTCAGTCACGTGGATTAAGCCCCGATTTAAACCATTACTTTGCACAAGCGCCACGATTCTTACCCGGCACACACTCTGTACAGGTTAAAGTGAATGGGAAAGATCGCGGTACGGCCGCTGCACGTTTTAATGAAGACGGCGAGCTCTGTATTGATAAAGATTTTCTGGATTTTGCCGGGATTATGCCTGTCCCGCTCAAGGCTGGCGAAGCGTGCCATGATATCCGCAGCGATTATGCGCAGGCGGTTGTCAACGCATTACCAAACCAGGACGCGGTAGAGCTTTATTTACCCCAGGAGGCAATTAACAGTTTAACCTCCAATATTAAACACTTTCAGCAAGGTGGCACGGCGGGGTTACTGAACTACTCATTATTCAGTACCCGTAACGAATATGGCGACAGCGATAACAGCCGCTATTCGCAGGCTAGCCTGGAGGCTGGCTTTAATACGATGGACTGGTCTGTGCGCAGCCGTTATATCCTGACGGATGATGATGGCGATAAAAATGCGGAAAGCATTTACACCTACGCGGAGCATGTATTTGTTCCCCAGCGCCTGACCATGCAGGTGGGTGAAATTAACGCCATGTCCGGTGTATTAAGCGGCGTGCCGATTACGGGGGTGCAGCTCATGCCCACCAACGGCCTGGAAAGGGACGGGACTGGCGTAAGCGTATCGGGTATCGCCCGTTCCTCGCAGGCGCGCGTTGAGGTGCGCCAGAGTGGTCGTCTCGTCTACAGTACGTTAGTGCCGGCGGGTCCGTTTACCCTGGACGATGTGCCAGTTGTCAGAAATAACGTCGATCTCGACGTGACTGTCGTGGAATCAGATGGCTCTTCAAGCCACTTCATTGTGCCTGCTTCCGCAGTCAGAACCCGCAAGCTGGGGCGTCCGCAGGGATTGACCATGTCTGTGGGCCAGGTACGGAGTATTGACAGCGATTATAGCGATCCGCTGGTCGTGAACGTCTCTGACGGCTGGCGTATCACACCATGGATGAACGTACTGGCATCCGGCGCAGTGGCAGAAAAGTATCAGGCTGCGGGCGGCAGCGCGGAGTTTATGCTCTCTGATATATGGGGCATCACGACTACCGCTGCGGCAAGTAAAGAGCAGTTTGGCGACAGTAATAGCGGGCTCAAAACCGAGCTGCAAAGCGATTTAACGCTGGGTGAACACGTGAGCCTTTCCGCCAGCGCAACGCATTTTAGCAGCGGTTACCGCGAGCTTGCCGATGCGCTGGATGATGAATTTCAGCCTAATGATAATACTTACAGCGGCAACGTAAGTTTTGCGACAGGAATTGCGGGTACGTTTAGCGCAGGGTTTAACTACAACCAGAGCGCTAACTACGAGGACAGCCGCTACCTGCTGCTGTCGTGGGGTAAAACCTTTAAATATGCCAGTATCACCGTGAACTGGCAGAGCGCCGTCGGAAATACTGATGACGAGCAGGATGACGATATGCTCTACGTCAACCTGAGCATTCCACTCGGCGGCTCGCAAAGCCTGAGCAGCTATATGCGCAAGCAGGGTGACAGAACCACCTATGGTGTCGCGAACAGCGGCGCCATTGGCGATAACACCAATTATTATATCTCTGCGGATCGTGATAACGATGACAATGAGAATAGCTTTAACGGCAATATCAACACTAACCTGCACTATACCCAGTTGAGCGTTGGTGGGGGCAGCAGCGGTAGTAACCAGCGCAACTATAGCGCAACGCTGACGGGCGGTATTGCAATGCATAAAGATGGCGTGACCTTCTCGCCGTACGCTATTAAAGATACGTTCGCCATCGCTAAGCTGAACGAGCCGAAGAGTGGCGTAGAGATTTCAACGCCGCAGGGCACCATCTGGACCGACCATTGGGGACAGGCTGTGGTACCGGGGCTGAATGAGTGGCGTAACTCCCGTATTGAAATTGATGCCAATAAACTTCCGCCAAGCATGACGCTGGCGAACGGCATTAAATACGTTGCGGCAGGGCATGCTTCCGTCAGTGAAGTCAGCTTTAAAATTCTGAATAGCCGTCGCGTGATGCTGCGGGTGAAGAGAGCGGATGGTACACCGCTGGCGAAGGGGTTATCCATTGTTGATGAGAAGGGCAATTATATCGTCACCAGCGTGGATGACGGCCATGTGTTTATCAATGATGCCGATCAGCTGAAAGGGCTGTATGCCATGGATGACAATAACAATCGGCTTTGTCAGATTCACTATACCTTAAGTGATAAAAAAGATGACGAAGCGTTCTATGAGGAAGTAAACGGAGTATGCCAATGA
- a CDS encoding fimbria/pilus chaperone family protein, whose amino-acid sequence MSCLKKTLLKSVIAAALFSAQFSTYAAGMVPETSLLVIDEATHSGTINVKNTDSFPALLYTNVLDLPDDQGLKLISTQPVVRLEPGQTQQLRFILQNKEPLEAEHYKRVTFEGIPPKSDNKNIKIGFNLRQDLPVLIRPAKLAVVTDAWKYLEWNATGTTLTVKNPSKYVVRLAQNVMTQPSGTAGTLPKTYILPGQSMTATLKKTVSGDNKVKFFPASRYGVEVPSFVSELNK is encoded by the coding sequence ATGTCTTGTTTAAAGAAAACCTTACTGAAGTCCGTTATTGCTGCCGCTCTGTTTTCAGCTCAATTCTCGACGTATGCAGCAGGAATGGTTCCTGAAACCAGTTTACTGGTAATTGATGAGGCAACGCACAGCGGTACGATCAACGTCAAAAATACGGACAGCTTTCCGGCTCTGTTATATACCAATGTCCTTGATTTACCGGACGATCAGGGTTTAAAACTGATTTCCACCCAACCAGTGGTACGTCTGGAGCCTGGCCAGACCCAGCAGCTTCGTTTTATTTTACAAAATAAAGAACCGCTGGAGGCTGAGCACTATAAACGTGTGACGTTCGAGGGTATTCCGCCGAAAAGCGATAACAAGAACATTAAGATCGGATTTAATCTTCGTCAGGATTTGCCTGTGCTTATCCGTCCGGCGAAACTGGCGGTTGTTACCGATGCATGGAAGTACCTGGAATGGAACGCAACGGGTACAACGCTTACGGTGAAAAACCCCAGCAAATACGTTGTGCGTTTGGCACAAAACGTTATGACTCAGCCATCTGGCACCGCAGGCACGCTGCCTAAAACGTATATTTTACCAGGCCAAAGTATGACCGCAACGCTGAAGAAAACGGTGAGCGGCGATAATAAAGTGAAATTTTTCCCGGCCAGTCGCTACGGTGTGGAAGTACCGAGCTTTGTTTCAGAATTAAATAAATAA
- a CDS encoding DUF1120 domain-containing protein, which translates to MKKVLIATALSLCVASAFAADTAVLQVKGKLTNAACTPELSKGGVVDYGTIHLGSLSASAVNQLGQNNIDLTITCSAATKVSWTMVDDRAETNAGLTVNNAMFTGASLSNSSQTYGVGKTTGGVNIGSYAMFVKVDSVTADGATVDPIYTQNGDTSKWTTSTNGSSQAQNIREFTVAKSGEKVPLAFLSATFPLVTSLAIQDTTTLAITDDTTLDGQLTISLKYL; encoded by the coding sequence ATGAAAAAAGTTCTTATTGCCACCGCACTGTCTCTTTGCGTCGCTTCCGCATTTGCTGCTGATACCGCAGTATTGCAGGTAAAAGGTAAGCTGACAAATGCTGCCTGTACTCCAGAATTAAGTAAAGGTGGCGTAGTAGATTACGGTACTATTCACCTTGGTTCATTGTCTGCCAGCGCAGTAAACCAGTTAGGTCAGAATAATATCGATCTAACCATCACTTGTTCTGCTGCGACGAAAGTTTCGTGGACTATGGTTGACGATCGTGCAGAGACGAATGCGGGTTTAACCGTTAATAACGCAATGTTTACCGGTGCAAGCCTATCCAATTCTAGTCAGACCTACGGTGTAGGTAAAACAACGGGCGGCGTGAACATCGGCAGCTATGCAATGTTTGTTAAGGTTGATAGCGTAACCGCTGACGGGGCGACAGTTGATCCTATTTACACTCAGAATGGTGATACCTCCAAGTGGACCACGAGCACGAATGGTTCTAGTCAGGCTCAAAACATCCGTGAGTTTACTGTTGCAAAATCTGGCGAAAAAGTTCCATTGGCATTCCTGAGTGCAACATTCCCGCTGGTGACATCACTGGCTATTCAGGATACTACCACGCTGGCCATTACCGACGATACCACACTTGATGGTCAGCTGACTATCAGCCTGAAATATTTATAA